A region of the Chryseobacterium cucumeris genome:
GTTAAAGAATCTACCTATTCTTCTTCCTTCTCTGTGGATCAGTCAAAATCTACGATCAAGATCACACTCAGCCCTCCGCCAAGTCTGGTAGCCGGTAATAATAGAGATTCCATAGCGTGGGTTCTTGGTGCTATTGTGGATTATCCTGCGGAAGTGAGTGATGATGTTGAGCTTCTTAATAATGAAGAGTTAGTAGCTAAAGGTGCGTATCCTAACTACCAGCTGTATAAAGATAACTTCGGAACGACCTATTGTTCTGTGAAAAAAGTAAAATCACATGCGGTAGGTGCTACATGGGTAAGTGAATGTCTTGCCGCCCATCCGGGTACAAGTCCTGCAGGAAAACCATGGACAAGCCCTAAACAATCCGGGGTGATCTGGCCATAATCAACCAAAAATAAATAATAAAAACAGACTGTCTCAACAAGACAGTCTGTTTTGTTAGATTTTATAGTAAGGTCTTCTTACTCTGTCAATTTTCAAAATTTTTGCTGTTCGGAGCCAGGGAGAATTTAAAGAATAGGGAAATTAAAAACTATTTGACCAGAAGATAGATTCCAACACCAATAGCGGCATAAGCCGTAACGGTAAGAATATCAGCAATAGGCTGTGAAAAGCGTTTTTCTGCAATTCTTTCGCTGTTGATCTGATTCTTATGGAACTTCAGACTTTTTTTAGCGTTACGAACCGGATGTACTACCAGACTGTCTCCTTCCCATCGGTCAACAATTACCTTATAGCTTTTGTTGTCAACTTCAATTTTAACATTTTTACCGGCGGCCAGTTTCTCCTGAATATTCACAGGTGCAGGTTGGGCAATCAGACTTTGTGGTGCTGGGTTTGAACCTGTCATTTCTGCAGAAGTATTATTCGCTGCAGCGGTATTTTTTTTAGGAGCCTGATTATTGTCAGCAGCCGGAACCGCTGGTTTTTTTACCTGATAGGTATAGCAGCTGGTAAGAGTACATAATATAAGGATGAAATAAAAATTCTTTCGCATAAGCCAAATTTAAGAATTAAACGGAATATTTGGGAGTTTCTTTTGAAAGATGATGTTTTTTTTGAAGATTCCTATTGTTTACTATGCAAAAGGCTTCTTCATAGTAGCAAGCTCAGGTAAAAAAGACAAAGTACAGTTTTTCCTGTGCAGTATAATTCCGACACAAAAGGCACAAAAGTTTAAACACTTTAGCTTTTTCAAAACCAACCTTATTTGTGATAAGTACACCTGAGTTTTGTGAAAATCTTTGGTTTTCATCTTATGTAGGCTTTTCTGCGGTATTATTTTAAACTAACCTAAGTGAATGTAAGTGTTTTAAATAAAACCTTTTTATGACTTTTTTGGTTTTATAAAGTGTAAACAGCTTTGTTTTTAGAATGTTGGCTTTTTACTACTAAAAACCAGATCAAGGTCGTGAGAAAAAACTCAACAAGAAAACAAAAACAGATCTGTCACTTTTTAGATCAATAGTTAGAACAATTTTAAAACGGACGAAAAATATATCCCATTTATATCGCATATATACTGGATAAATGCATAATTGATGTATGTAAAATTTGTTGAAAGTGTATCATTGATGTATATAGATATTGTTGGTGTACCCTCTTATCTCATTACTTTTGCGCCAACAAAATGATCAAATAATGAAAAAAAAACTTCTATTACTTGGAGGCTTAATAATTAGCCTTCAGGTGTTCTCTCAAGTAGGTATCAACACGCCAGACCCTCAGGCCAGCCTGGATGTAGTAGGTAAGCCCACATCTACAAATGTATTCGACGGTATTATCGCGCCTAGAATTACTGGAGCACAACTCAGAGCAAAGACATATACTCAAAAACAACAGGGAGCATTGGTATATGTAACAGCTGCAGATACAGCTCCCGGCGGGCAGACAGCAGAAGTAACCAGCACCGGGTATTTTTATTTTGACAGCAAACTGAACCGCTGGCAAAAACTGAACTCGGGAACTATCGCCGCAGGGGATCCTACAACCGATGCTTTCATAGATGATCCCGCCAATACAATGGTGAAATTAGGAGCATCTTCTACCGGAACTGCCAGATCTTCAAACACCGATTTCGTTATTAAAGACAACGGAAAAGTGGGAATAGGGACGCAATTACCTGAGGCAGGCCTGCATATAAAAGAAAACGGCAATACTGACAGTAACCAGTTGAAAGTTCAGTCAACGAATAGCTCTCCATTAATTAATCTGGAAAGAACAGGAACTAATAACTTATCTGCCGGAGCAGAGCTTGGAAAATTATCCTTTAATGGAAAGATTTCAGGAGCTAACTTCCCATTAGCAGGGATAAAAGCCAATTACTGGGGTAATGGGGCAACCAATTCTTCATCTCTTACATTTTCTACCAGCGACCGACCAGCTGTCTTAATTAATGAGAACGGAAATATGGGAATAGGACGTATTGATGCCAATTATGCAATGTCTCCTACACAAAAACTGGATGTAGACGGAAATGTAAGATTCAGAGGTGTTCCATCATCCACAATGAACAGCACAGACATGTTGATGGCATTGGATGCTAATGGAGTTGCTAAAAAAGTAGACATCACAACACCGGCCAGTGTTTTGGTTGCGACAAGAACCGGACCTTCTGTAAAATCGGGAGATGGCTCCTCCGCCATCATGTGGTTTGAAAATACCCGTCTTTCTGATAATACCTATCTGACAAGAGTTGATAACGGTACCTTTCAGGCAGTCAAAACAGGATTATACACAATAAGTATCACAGCCCACTTTGACCAGGTTCCTGACGGAACGTTAGCACAAAACCACTACAGAGGAGTAACGGTTGGGGTAAGAACTACAGCAAATAAACTTACCCAGCATTATGGATCCAATTATATGGGAAATGGATACACCAATATTACTGCTGTTTTTGTATTAAATGCAGGTGAACAATTTCATGCATACAGCCAATGTGATAAAGGTGGGTCATACAGACAGATGGAAGCTACGATGTCTGTAGTTTACACTCCTTTATGATAATAAACCTCAATTTTTGTTTAAAAAAAGACAAAGAACTGTTTTTGCCTGCATGGTAGATGTTTCGGGCAAAGGAACTTATGTTTTGGCATCCTTGACAAGGTTTTAAACCTTGACAAGGATATTTTTATTGTTTTTTGGGATATTTAATTTACAATACCATGAGCAACAAGAAAGGATTCTTTAATCTCCCGACATTCAACCTCCAACCTCTCACATACAATAGATAAAAAACTCAGTCGGTGTCAATCTAATTTTTATATTTGCATGGATAGGATTGGTATTCTCAGAATACCTACGGAATACCTGTAAAAACTTAAAAATATAATAACCCCAAAAAAAGAAGAGTAAGGAATGGATAAGATTAATTTATTAATTATTGTGGCTTCAGTTTCCATATTCATTTCCGTACTTCTTGCTATTTTCCTCTTTACTGTAAAGACAAAAAACAGGGTAAGCAATGTTTTATTTGCTGTTTTTCTCATCATCAACGCTATAGATATTAGCGATCCTTTGTTTAATATGGTGTCTGATGGACCATCCAACCTTGAGATATTCAAAAATATGCTTGTCTTTTTGCAAATACCGGTTTTTTATCTCTATGTGTTGTCTGTTTGTTACTCGGATTTCAAACTGAAACCTCAATATCTGCTGCATGCATTTCCTTTTTTAATTGCCAATCTGGCTTTGCTGCCTCATTTTTATGGAGTAGATACGACATCGAAAATTCACTTTATTGAAAACCGTCAGAACATGATAGAATTGAAGTTTAATCATATTCTGTTACATGTCCAGATGGTTATTTATTTTGTTGCGGTTTTCAGAGTATTAAGAAAATCAAAGACACTTTATCTTGAAAATTATGCCGGGAAAAACATCAGTTCTTACCACTGGTTGTTCCAGCTTACGGTTGTATTGTGTATGGTTTATGCCATTGCTCTTTTAAAAAATATCCTTAAATTTTCAGATTATGTCTACATTTCGGAAGAGATAAAGGCTGGACTTCTATTATTATCCCTTTTTATTATTTGCTGGTATCTTTTCAAAGCACTGAATCATCCTGAGCTTTTCAGAAATGTTGATTCAAAATTGAAACTGGTTTCCGAGATGGTTTCGGAAGAGAAAAACAGTGAAGACCCGGTAACCAGTGACAGGGCATATAATGAGGATCTTTTGAAATTAAAAAATTATATGGTGGAGAAAAAGCCGTTTCTTAATTCCTCACTTACCATTCAGGAGGTTTCGGATGAAATTGGAATTCCTGTCAGAGAACTGTCTCTTTTAATCAATCATCAATTGGGGCAGCATTTCTATGATTTTGTAAATACCTATCGTATAGAAAATGCAATGAATATGTTAAAAGATGAAACCAAAAGTAAGGTGACCATATTAGAAATTCTCTATGAAGTGGGATTCAATTCAAAATCTTCTTTTAATACGGCCTTCAAAAAACATACGGGAACTACACCTACGCTTTATCGTAAAAGTCTGTAATACAGTTTTTTGTAATTACCTGTACGCTTTTTCAGAATGATTCGTACTTTTTTTTCTAAGCAAATGTGGACGATTATTTTTATTCGGTCGTTTATTTTCAGGTGCTATCACATCTTTGTATCGAAATAAATTTTTAATATTAAAAACGATACAATGAAAACATCATTTCAATTTTTAGCAGTACTGTTATTCTTAAGCAGCTTTTCTTTCGGACAAAAATTTTCCGCAAAAATCGATTCTATCATTCAGGATAATTATAAAAAAAATCCGGAGGTAGGAATCAGCGTTGGCTTTATCAGTAATAATGAAGAATATTATACTGCATATGGTAATGTAAATAAGGAAAGTAAAAGCAGAATTGATGAAAATTCTCTGTTCGAAATTGCCTCCATTACTAAAATTTTAACTGCAAATTTAATTGCCCAGGCAGTGATAGAACACAAAATAAAACTGAATGATTATATAGATGATTATCTTCCCAAAGAGTATATTTTGCATGAAAGTCTTAAAAATAAAATCAGAATTGCTGATCTCGCCTCGCATCAATCCGGTTTACCGGATATCGACTTTGCAAAATTAATAGAATTGAATCCACAGCAGCCTATAAGCAATGTCACCCAAAATAACTTGACAGCTTTAATCAATACCTGCAATGAGCTGAAAGATTATGGCAAGTACAGGTATTCTACTATTGGATACACTTTACTGGGGCAGATTCTGGAAAAAGTGTATGGAAAGAGTTATGATACCATTATCAGAGAAAAGCTGACAAATCCATTGAAAATGACTACCACATTAATGAAGAATTTTAACGTGAAAAACAAAACGACAGGCCACAATCAGGATGGCGGAATTCAGGAATTTTTTAATTGGAATGTTATTGCTCCCTCCGGATTGGTAAAATCTAATTCAGCCGATATGATCAGATTTTTAAAGGTAGTATTAAATGATAAAACAAAAGTAGGACAGGCTGCTGTAATAGGGGAAAAAATCTTTTACAAAGATGACAAAAGAGAAATAGGATTAGGTTTACATATCTCAACGGATGATCAAAATACGCTCTATTTAAAATCCGGAGATTCTATGGGGCAGTCTTCTGTCATATGTTACAACAGGGCTAAAAAGTGGGGAATTATTATCCTTCTTGATCATAGAAACTCAAAGATGAGACAGGATCTTCTGAATACAATTTATGATACCGTCCTGAAATAAATGTAAAATGAATCTTTCGCAATCAAAGAGAGTTTAACGATTCTCCGTGGAAAATTACTAACCGGAATTTTCTTTTTCAAAGCTCTTGTCCCACGCAAAGAAAGCGGATAAAGCAATGGTCATTAATTAAAAAGGGACAAGCCTAAAATACAGACTTGTCCCCTATAATGATCTTCAGAATCATCTTGAAGATTATTTTAAGATTTGCTGATCATACAGGATATTATCATCTTCATCAAAGCTTATGATCAGAACTTTATATTGCTTGGCGCTGTCGTTATTAAAGAATTTAATTCTTGGAGGAACGTAGTCGCTGTCAAACAAATCAGGATTCCAGTAGAGGGTTTCGCGGGTATCATTTTCAATTTTTTCCGGAGCATCGTCATCGATCATTTCAATAGGGAACTCTGAAGGTTTATCATATCCTTTGATGATTGATACATTGTTCTTCTTCAATTCTTTTTCATTACTTTTAGATTTCATATTCCCCTTCATGGTATAGATGGCTACGGCATCGCCTATTAATCCGGATCCTTTAATGATCTTTACCATCGCAATATTATTAACCGGAAGACTGGTAATCATGGTAGGATCGGTCTGTATTTCATCCAAATAGAGCTTAGCCTGCTGCCCGCGGATATAAGGAACGCTTGCTCCTGAGTTATTTTTCTGAAATGTCAGGCCGGCAGCTCTTCCCTGCAGCCAGTCTAAAATATTGCTTGATCCTGAAATATGCTGGTCTTCATTAACGAAATCAAATACTGTAGAATTGACAGAACTGAACATGCCGCTGGACAGTTGTTTATCCAGCTCTGCTTTCGGATCTTTCTTTTTTCCTACCAAAGCTACTGCCTGGATTTGTATATCATTACTCTCTTTCTTTTTAGTATTTTTCTGAGTGTTGATCGCTCTGGAAATGGTTGGAGGCAGGCTTTTATTTTTGTCGGTTTTTACCAATGTGTATGGGGTTGCCGGGAAATTACCTGTAAATGGGGAAGGAGTCACTAACGGTTCTATGGTAACAAACAAATCATCATTTCCCGATTCTTTATTTTCTGAATTCACAAAGGCCGAGATCTCCAGCGGTTCATCATTATTGAGGTTGTTTAAATAGATATACCCATTCTGATCTGTTTTGAACTGACTGAACACAGGTTGATTTTCACCCGATTTTGATAATAAATTGACCGCCGAATTGATCATCAGGGCATTGTTTTTAATAGGTTTCACCCTGTAAGACAGATATTGCTGAGACTGTGTTTTAATGGTGGGTGCCGCGCCGCTGAGTACAGAATTCCAGTCGAATCTTTTCCAGTTTTCTGAAATAAGCAGGGCGTCCAGCGCTTCAGTGTTGGCATTTTTAGAAAAATATTGCGCCGGGCTGTCTATTCTTGTTGTAAAATCTCCCGTCAGCCAAAGTCTGCTCAGAATATTTTCCTCTTCAGGAGTCTGGCTGCCGTCGTCTTCACTCACCAAAACCGTGTAATGTTTAAAATAAGACTCGGGGGAAAGATCAATACTATTGAATGCTCTTGGCGTTGGTTTTAAGCTTTGTCCTATTATTTCTGCTTTCTCAATTTTTAGATCAGCAGGTTTTATAAAGCAAAGCCTTTTTGCCACGATATTGTCCTGTTCATCAAAAATAACCAACTGTAAAATACCATTCGCACCATTACTTACTTTTGTAGGAATGAGACTTGATACATCACTGGTCAGATGGTTGATATTGGCTCTGTAAGCAAGATGGTTATTGATGAGTCCTACAACTTTATAACCCTGAAGCTGTTGTTTCAGATGAATACCCTTTATGTTGTATTTTATCCCTTCTTTGGCACTTACAACCTCTATACTAAGACCGCTGTCTGCAGCTTGAGGCAGATCAATGGTCTGGCTTTTTCCTTTATTGTCCTGAATAATGGCCTGGTATTTTTTTCCTGATGCCGGAGTTATTGTAAAGGAAGCCACATTTTTATCAAAAGATTTAAAGGTAGTAACAGGAGTATTGGGAGCTTGAATATCAATTATTTTTCCGGACCAGCTCTCCGGAAGGGATGAATTGCCGGATAACCTTACAGCAAATTTGGTAGAGGTACCATTAATGAAAGTTCCGCCTTCCGGAAATACTTTGGCAGACCAGTCGGAATTTTTTGCAATAACCAATGATTCCGCAGAGTTCGGATTGTAAACCGGAATGGTTTTGACGATCTGGAAGTCTTCATTGAAATTAGTCATATAAGGAGTGTAGGCTCTCACAAAGTAAACCTGTTCC
Encoded here:
- a CDS encoding serine hydrolase domain-containing protein, encoding MKTSFQFLAVLLFLSSFSFGQKFSAKIDSIIQDNYKKNPEVGISVGFISNNEEYYTAYGNVNKESKSRIDENSLFEIASITKILTANLIAQAVIEHKIKLNDYIDDYLPKEYILHESLKNKIRIADLASHQSGLPDIDFAKLIELNPQQPISNVTQNNLTALINTCNELKDYGKYRYSTIGYTLLGQILEKVYGKSYDTIIREKLTNPLKMTTTLMKNFNVKNKTTGHNQDGGIQEFFNWNVIAPSGLVKSNSADMIRFLKVVLNDKTKVGQAAVIGEKIFYKDDKREIGLGLHISTDDQNTLYLKSGDSMGQSSVICYNRAKKWGIIILLDHRNSKMRQDLLNTIYDTVLK
- a CDS encoding helix-turn-helix domain-containing protein: MDKINLLIIVASVSIFISVLLAIFLFTVKTKNRVSNVLFAVFLIINAIDISDPLFNMVSDGPSNLEIFKNMLVFLQIPVFYLYVLSVCYSDFKLKPQYLLHAFPFLIANLALLPHFYGVDTTSKIHFIENRQNMIELKFNHILLHVQMVIYFVAVFRVLRKSKTLYLENYAGKNISSYHWLFQLTVVLCMVYAIALLKNILKFSDYVYISEEIKAGLLLLSLFIICWYLFKALNHPELFRNVDSKLKLVSEMVSEEKNSEDPVTSDRAYNEDLLKLKNYMVEKKPFLNSSLTIQEVSDEIGIPVRELSLLINHQLGQHFYDFVNTYRIENAMNMLKDETKSKVTILEILYEVGFNSKSSFNTAFKKHTGTTPTLYRKSL